In Peptococcaceae bacterium, one DNA window encodes the following:
- a CDS encoding HD domain-containing protein, whose product MRPIETRNLQAGMRIARTIHDDGGRVLLSAGSRLTDRYIKKLAEFGIPFIYIEDELVGPLEVEDVIHDRVRIQTVAALKQIAENIRLSKEVDFRQISDLVNKILDDLREIPNLLVQLMDIRSSNMYNYNHAISVCVLSALTGKVLMLDDLKIKALGMGAILHDVGKTISEGPEHTLHGFEILRNNRMLNVMIAHVAYQHHEKYDGSGFPRQLKAEDIHLFASIVGVANCYDNLVSAADPGKRLYPYQALEKVTAESGRSFHPEIVKAFCQNIAPYPVGTAVRLNNGAVGVVIKVQKNFPTRPVVKLITNHVGVLLNNFPEIDLMKERTLFINQIISEQERQDIVAG is encoded by the coding sequence ATGCGTCCGATTGAAACAAGAAACCTCCAGGCGGGAATGAGAATAGCAAGGACAATACACGATGACGGAGGGCGCGTTCTTTTGAGCGCCGGCTCCCGGCTTACAGACCGCTACATCAAGAAACTGGCTGAATTTGGCATACCCTTTATTTATATTGAGGACGAGCTGGTCGGGCCTCTTGAGGTTGAAGACGTCATTCATGACAGGGTCCGAATTCAAACGGTTGCCGCCCTGAAACAGATTGCCGAAAACATCCGCTTGAGCAAGGAAGTTGACTTCCGGCAGATCAGCGATTTAGTAAATAAAATCTTGGATGACCTGAGGGAGATTCCCAATCTTCTCGTGCAGCTTATGGACATTAGAAGCTCCAACATGTACAATTACAACCACGCCATCAGCGTTTGCGTGCTGAGCGCGCTGACGGGAAAGGTACTTATGCTTGATGACCTGAAAATCAAGGCCCTGGGAATGGGAGCGATCCTGCATGATGTTGGCAAGACCATCAGCGAAGGGCCGGAACATACCCTGCACGGTTTTGAGATCTTGAGAAATAACCGGATGCTTAACGTGATGATCGCCCATGTGGCTTACCAGCACCATGAAAAGTATGATGGGAGCGGATTTCCCAGGCAGTTGAAGGCGGAAGACATTCACCTTTTCGCCTCGATTGTGGGTGTTGCCAATTGTTATGACAATCTTGTGTCCGCTGCTGATCCCGGCAAACGTCTCTATCCTTACCAGGCGCTGGAAAAGGTGACGGCTGAAAGCGGCAGGTCATTCCATCCCGAAATTGTGAAGGCCTTTTGCCAGAACATAGCTCCTTACCCCGTGGGTACGGCTGTCCGGCTTAACAACGGGGCGGTCGGCGTGGTTATAAAGGTCCAAAAGAACTTCCCGACACGGCCTGTGGTTAAGCTGATAACGAACCATGTCGGGGTTCTCCTTAACAACTTCCCGGAGATTGACCTGATGAAAGAAAGGACGCTTTTCATCAACCAGATCATCAGCGAACAGGAACGACAGGACATCGTTGCCGGGTAG
- the argC gene encoding N-acetyl-gamma-glutamyl-phosphate reductase: MVINASIIGATGYTGQELVRLLCRHPGVKIAGLGTQTYAGRPLSDVYPHFRGIVDSACRAAEDPGLLEEADVIFLALPHGLSVPYVESALRLNKRVVDLGADFRLKRPGVYEEWYNKEGPAPAILNAAVYGLPEIYREEIKNARVVANPGCYPTAAVLALAPLIKHNLVDRNMIIIDSKSGVSGAGRSLSTNSLFAEVDGDFKAYGLPRHRHTPEIEQELAALAGEEIRVSFTPHLLPMTRGMLSTIYTVPHTHVDLKKIEQVYREFYSGEPFVRVLPAGRVPQTKWVLGTNFCDIGLVWDERTKRLVVISAIDNLVKGASGQAVQNMNIMCGFEEKMGLDMIAVYP, encoded by the coding sequence ATGGTGATCAATGCGAGCATAATCGGCGCAACCGGTTATACGGGGCAGGAACTGGTCAGGCTGTTGTGCCGCCATCCGGGCGTGAAAATAGCGGGCCTGGGAACGCAAACATATGCCGGCCGGCCTTTGTCCGATGTGTACCCGCATTTCCGCGGCATTGTGGACAGCGCGTGCCGGGCCGCGGAGGACCCGGGACTACTGGAAGAGGCCGACGTAATATTCTTAGCGCTGCCTCACGGCCTCAGCGTTCCTTACGTGGAAAGCGCGCTGCGGCTGAACAAGAGAGTGGTTGACCTGGGGGCCGATTTTCGCCTGAAGCGGCCCGGAGTTTATGAAGAATGGTACAACAAGGAAGGACCCGCTCCCGCCATCCTGAACGCTGCGGTTTACGGCCTGCCGGAAATATACAGGGAAGAGATTAAGAACGCCCGGGTAGTGGCCAATCCCGGCTGCTATCCCACCGCGGCCGTACTGGCACTGGCGCCGCTTATAAAGCACAATCTGGTGGACAGGAACATGATCATCATTGACAGCAAATCGGGCGTGAGCGGTGCCGGCCGCTCCCTGTCCACGAATTCCCTTTTCGCCGAGGTGGATGGCGACTTCAAGGCTTACGGCCTGCCGCGGCACCGCCATACGCCGGAGATCGAGCAGGAGCTGGCAGCGCTGGCCGGGGAAGAGATCAGGGTGTCTTTCACCCCGCATCTTTTGCCCATGACCAGGGGGATGCTGAGCACGATTTATACGGTACCCCATACGCATGTGGACCTTAAAAAAATAGAGCAGGTATACAGGGAGTTTTACAGCGGCGAGCCCTTTGTCAGGGTGCTGCCGGCAGGCCGCGTTCCCCAAACCAAATGGGTTTTGGGAACCAATTTCTGCGACATCGGGCTGGTCTGGGACGAACGGACAAAAAGGCTGGTCGTCATCTCGGCAATCGACAACCTGGTGAAAGGGGCTTCCGGCCAGGCCGTCCAAAACATGAACATCATGTGCGGGTTTGAAGAAAAGATGGGACTTGACATGATCGCGGTTTATCCGTGA
- the argJ gene encoding bifunctional glutamate N-acetyltransferase/amino-acid acetyltransferase ArgJ, whose amino-acid sequence MLQRIKGGGITSPQGFMAGVAQAGIKHPGRYDLALVLSKAPAAAAGVFTTNKFQAAPVLVSKEHLAREKARGFVVNSGCANACTGEQGLDDARAMAGEAAKSTGCESGEMLVASTGVIGVPLPMDKILLGVREAAFGLSVENGSLAARAIMTTDTFPKETAVRFMLNGKAVTIGGMAKGSGMIHPDMATLLGFVATDAAVTPRCLKLALRSAVDCSFNMVTVDRDTSTNDSLFVLANGLAGNAPVDDENSEEYGVFQEALTQVCVELARMVARDGEGATKLVEVRVINAPTEADARAGARSIAASNLVKAAVFGEDANWGRIVCALGYSGASFEPALVDVYLGDLQVARNGCGLAFDEERAAGILAGNTVVIKVDLKQGSAGAVAWGCDLTYDYVKINGAYRT is encoded by the coding sequence GTGCTGCAGCGAATAAAAGGGGGAGGGATAACATCTCCTCAGGGTTTCATGGCGGGCGTGGCCCAGGCCGGCATCAAGCACCCCGGCCGCTATGACCTGGCTCTGGTATTATCGAAGGCGCCTGCTGCGGCAGCCGGGGTATTCACCACCAATAAATTCCAGGCGGCGCCGGTGCTGGTATCGAAGGAACACCTGGCCAGGGAAAAAGCGCGCGGTTTTGTGGTCAACAGCGGCTGCGCCAATGCGTGCACGGGAGAGCAAGGACTTGACGACGCGCGGGCGATGGCCGGCGAAGCGGCAAAAAGCACGGGCTGTGAAAGCGGTGAGATGCTTGTGGCCTCGACTGGCGTGATCGGGGTACCCCTGCCCATGGATAAAATCCTGCTCGGGGTCCGGGAAGCCGCTTTTGGCCTTTCGGTGGAAAACGGAAGCCTAGCGGCCAGGGCCATTATGACCACCGACACTTTTCCCAAGGAAACGGCGGTCAGGTTTATGCTTAACGGGAAAGCCGTCACCATCGGGGGGATGGCCAAAGGTTCGGGGATGATCCATCCGGATATGGCCACCTTGCTGGGTTTTGTTGCCACAGACGCGGCGGTAACTCCGCGGTGCCTGAAGCTCGCCTTGAGGTCGGCAGTCGATTGTTCGTTCAATATGGTTACCGTAGACCGGGACACCAGCACTAACGATTCCCTGTTTGTTTTGGCCAACGGCCTGGCCGGGAATGCGCCGGTTGATGACGAAAACAGCGAAGAATACGGCGTGTTCCAGGAGGCCTTGACTCAGGTCTGCGTTGAACTTGCCAGGATGGTCGCCCGCGACGGGGAAGGAGCCACCAAGCTGGTGGAGGTACGGGTAATCAATGCCCCTACGGAGGCCGATGCAAGAGCGGGCGCCCGGAGCATCGCCGCTTCGAACCTGGTCAAAGCGGCTGTTTTCGGTGAGGACGCCAACTGGGGGCGGATCGTTTGCGCCCTGGGCTATTCAGGAGCCAGCTTTGAACCCGCTCTTGTCGATGTTTACCTGGGTGACCTGCAGGTGGCCAGGAACGGGTGCGGTCTGGCCTTTGATGAAGAACGTGCTGCCGGCATACTGGCCGGGAATACCGTTGTAATCAAGGTGGACTTAAAACAGGGGAGCGCCGGGGCTGTGGCATGGGGGTGCGATTTGACATATGATTATGTGAAAATAAACGGGGCGTACCGCACATAA
- the argB gene encoding acetylglutamate kinase, with translation MLSAVEKAGILMEALPYIQSFAGKTIVIKYGGHAMTDTQLEEMVLKDIIMMKLVGMNPVVVHGGGPVIDDWLKKINVEARFVNGLRVTDEITMEVVEMVLAGKVNKGIVSRINSFGGKAVGLCGKDGRLIIAEKIGGADNLGLVGEVAGVNPGIIHTLTGEGYIPVVAPVGVSLQGETLNINADYVAGALGGALKAHKLVLLTDVEGIYLGDGPESLASRLTKGEIAGLIEGGVIRGGMIPKAESCLFALEKGVENVHIVDGRKPHSLLLEIFTREGIGTMVVNE, from the coding sequence ATGCTGTCTGCGGTGGAAAAGGCCGGTATCCTGATGGAGGCCCTGCCGTACATCCAGTCCTTTGCCGGCAAGACCATTGTAATAAAATACGGCGGGCACGCCATGACTGATACCCAGCTGGAAGAGATGGTCTTAAAAGACATTATCATGATGAAGCTTGTGGGAATGAACCCCGTAGTAGTACACGGCGGTGGACCGGTTATTGATGACTGGCTCAAGAAGATCAATGTCGAGGCCAGGTTCGTCAACGGCTTGCGGGTCACCGACGAAATCACCATGGAAGTGGTGGAGATGGTGCTGGCGGGCAAAGTGAACAAGGGTATCGTCAGCCGCATCAACAGTTTCGGGGGAAAAGCCGTTGGACTGTGCGGCAAGGACGGCAGGCTCATCATCGCGGAAAAAATAGGAGGGGCTGATAATCTCGGTCTGGTCGGGGAAGTTGCCGGGGTAAACCCCGGAATAATACATACCCTTACCGGCGAGGGATATATCCCGGTGGTGGCTCCTGTCGGTGTGAGCCTTCAAGGGGAGACGCTGAACATCAATGCCGATTATGTCGCGGGCGCGCTGGGGGGCGCCCTCAAGGCTCACAAGCTTGTCTTGCTGACCGATGTGGAGGGCATTTATCTGGGCGATGGGCCTGAATCACTGGCCTCGCGCCTGACAAAGGGAGAAATCGCCGGACTTATCGAGGGCGGTGTGATCAGGGGGGGAATGATTCCCAAGGCTGAAAGCTGCCTTTTTGCCCTGGAAAAAGGCGTGGAAAACGTGCACATCGTGGACGGGAGAAAACCCCATTCCCTGCTCTTGGAGATATTTACCAGGGAAGGCATTGGGACAATGGTTGTAAATGAGTGA
- a CDS encoding acetylornithine transaminase, producing MNNDTIINMGREYVMNTYPRHSFALVRGLGSYVWDANGKKYLDFVAGIAVNNIGHCHPRVVEALREQAGMLLHCSNLYWIEPQVKLAKLLVDNSFATKVFFCNSGAEANETAIKLARKWSYNKYGAGRSVIISAVNSFHGRTLTALTATGQEKYQKGFEPLTPGFTHVPYNDLDALKAAITPETCAVLLEPVQGEGGVNVPGSGYLEGVRELCDKHDLLLMLDEVQTGLGRTGKLFGYEHYGITPDVITLAKGLGGGVPIGACLARGEAAETFQPGEHAATFGGNPLATAAALAAFSVIIDEKLPEQAQKKGEYIISRVEAMKKDHRAILGARGQGLLIGIPLAVEGKPIQDKCQGKGLLINCVQSSVLRLIPPLNVTYEEIDKGMDILEEAVAEAEAGK from the coding sequence GTGAATAACGATACTATTATTAACATGGGCCGGGAGTACGTCATGAACACCTATCCCCGCCATTCTTTCGCCCTCGTAAGGGGCCTGGGAAGTTATGTTTGGGATGCTAACGGCAAGAAGTACCTGGATTTTGTGGCAGGGATAGCGGTCAACAACATCGGCCACTGCCACCCCAGGGTGGTGGAAGCGCTGCGCGAACAGGCGGGGATGCTGCTGCACTGTTCCAATCTTTACTGGATCGAGCCCCAGGTCAAGCTGGCCAAACTGCTGGTCGACAATTCCTTTGCCACTAAGGTTTTCTTTTGCAACAGCGGCGCCGAGGCCAACGAAACAGCCATTAAGCTGGCGCGTAAGTGGTCTTACAATAAATACGGGGCGGGCAGGTCCGTCATCATCAGCGCCGTCAACTCCTTCCACGGCAGGACGCTGACCGCCCTGACCGCGACCGGCCAGGAAAAGTACCAGAAAGGATTCGAACCGCTTACCCCCGGGTTTACCCATGTTCCATACAACGACCTGGACGCGCTCAAAGCGGCCATCACGCCGGAAACCTGCGCGGTGCTGCTTGAACCGGTGCAGGGCGAAGGCGGCGTTAACGTGCCTGGAAGCGGCTACCTGGAGGGGGTACGGGAGCTGTGCGACAAGCATGACCTGCTGTTAATGCTGGATGAGGTCCAGACCGGCCTGGGGAGGACGGGCAAGCTCTTCGGTTATGAGCATTACGGGATAACGCCCGATGTCATCACCCTGGCCAAGGGCCTGGGTGGCGGCGTGCCTATCGGGGCCTGCCTGGCCCGCGGCGAGGCGGCTGAGACCTTCCAGCCGGGAGAACATGCCGCCACCTTCGGGGGTAACCCCCTGGCCACAGCCGCCGCTCTTGCCGCCTTTTCGGTGATCATCGACGAAAAGCTGCCTGAGCAGGCTCAAAAAAAGGGCGAATACATCATTTCCAGGGTCGAAGCGATGAAAAAGGACCACCGGGCCATACTCGGAGCGAGAGGCCAGGGGCTGCTGATCGGCATACCTCTTGCCGTCGAGGGTAAACCCATCCAGGATAAATGCCAGGGAAAAGGGCTGCTTATCAACTGCGTCCAAAGCAGCGTGCTTCGCCTCATTCCCCCGCTCAACGTCACGTACGAGGAGATCGACAAAGGTATGGACATCCTTGAAGAGGCCGTGGCGGAGGCGGAGGCCGGGAAGTAA
- the carB gene encoding carbamoyl-phosphate synthase large subunit, whose protein sequence is MPKKAHLKKVLVIGSGPVVIGQAAEFDYAGTQACRALKEEGLQVVLANSNPATIMTDAGVADRIYIEPLTAPAVAHIIEKERPQGLLAGLGGQTALNLAVELAEAGVLNQFRVEVLGTPLPAIRKAEDREEFKKTMLAIGEPVPESVIITRLEESYGFVEKVGFPVIIRPAYTLGGTGGGIAGSREELEQLVTVGLRASRINQVLLEQSVAGWKEIEFEVMRDGSDNCITVCSMENMDPVGIHTGDSIVFAPTQTLSDREFQMLRSASLKIIRALEVEGGCNIQFALEPGSGRYVVIEVNPRVSRSSALASKATGYPIAKVAARIALGYTLDEIVNAVTGKTTACFEPAIDYVVAKIPRWPFDKFRTADRRLGTQMKSTGEVMAIDRTLEGALLKAVRSLECGLQGFAVKAAGTWTEVELENKLSYPDDERLFAVAEAFRRHWTVAEIYGRTKIDPFFLEKIRNIVLLEREIEAGGMRADLVRKAKARGFSDLQLARLLHSSEDEVRRFRQENGIIPVYKMVDTCAAEFEAATPYYYSTYEEENEARVKPGKKVIVLGSGPIRIGQGIEFDYCSVHSLWALKEAGFEAIIINNNPETVSTDFDMGDRLYFEPLALEDVLNVVELEKPLGVVVQFGGQTAVNLAAPLARHGVNILGTSIEGIDLAEDRKRCEALLGELGIPQTEGRTAARPQEAVEIAESLGFPLVMRPSYVLGGRAMEIVHTMEELLSYKEWPESLASGHPVLIDRYLPGIEVEVDALSDKEDVLVAGIMEHIESAGVHSGDSMAVYPAHTLATGLKETIVRYTRQIGRAFRIAGIFNIQFVVYHDRVYVLEINPRASRTVPFLSKAAGLPLVRAGTALILGKRLADLNLRGGLWPEPDFYTVKAPVFSFEKLSKVDTSLGPEMKSTGEVMGYDYTLGRALYKALLAVYGRVPLGGNLLVSASEKDSERIIPLLRDFSRLGYRIFVTGETSRFLKGAGFEIKRVDLGSLSGAAGIEAARNLIKSGEVQLVIAIPRKEHDLLGFAIRRAAVEYRIPCLTTIDTVKAFRNVLEFLASQPYLEARALQDLRKYAPPVPEVPAV, encoded by the coding sequence TTGCCAAAGAAGGCCCACCTTAAAAAAGTGCTGGTTATCGGTTCGGGACCTGTGGTCATCGGGCAGGCGGCTGAGTTCGACTATGCGGGGACCCAGGCTTGCAGGGCCTTAAAGGAAGAAGGTCTGCAGGTCGTCCTGGCCAATTCGAACCCTGCCACGATCATGACCGACGCAGGCGTCGCCGACCGCATTTATATAGAACCGCTTACTGCGCCTGCTGTTGCCCATATCATCGAAAAAGAACGGCCCCAGGGACTGCTCGCGGGTCTGGGAGGACAGACCGCCCTGAATTTGGCTGTTGAACTGGCGGAAGCCGGGGTTTTGAACCAGTTCAGGGTAGAAGTGCTGGGGACTCCCCTGCCGGCGATCCGGAAAGCCGAAGACCGGGAAGAGTTCAAAAAAACCATGCTCGCCATCGGCGAGCCGGTTCCGGAGAGCGTAATCATTACCCGGCTTGAAGAAAGCTATGGCTTTGTGGAGAAGGTGGGATTCCCCGTGATCATCAGGCCAGCCTATACTTTGGGCGGTACAGGCGGGGGAATAGCCGGCAGCCGTGAGGAACTGGAACAACTGGTAACAGTCGGTTTAAGGGCGAGCAGGATCAACCAGGTTTTACTGGAACAGAGCGTGGCAGGCTGGAAAGAAATCGAGTTTGAGGTTATGCGCGACGGCAGCGATAACTGTATAACCGTATGCAGCATGGAGAACATGGACCCTGTCGGCATCCATACCGGCGACAGCATTGTCTTTGCTCCCACCCAAACCCTCTCCGACAGGGAATTCCAGATGCTCCGGTCGGCTTCGCTGAAGATCATCCGCGCTTTGGAAGTCGAGGGAGGCTGCAACATCCAGTTTGCCCTTGAGCCAGGCAGCGGCAGGTACGTGGTTATTGAAGTCAATCCACGGGTAAGCCGCTCCAGCGCGCTGGCTTCCAAGGCAACCGGCTATCCTATTGCCAAGGTAGCGGCCAGGATAGCCCTTGGTTACACGCTGGATGAGATTGTAAACGCCGTCACAGGCAAAACCACGGCCTGTTTTGAACCGGCTATCGATTACGTTGTGGCCAAAATACCGCGCTGGCCTTTTGACAAGTTCAGGACGGCCGACCGCCGTTTGGGCACCCAGATGAAATCCACAGGCGAAGTGATGGCTATTGACCGCACCCTGGAAGGGGCCTTGCTGAAAGCGGTCCGTTCCCTGGAATGCGGCTTGCAGGGCTTTGCCGTGAAGGCGGCGGGCACATGGACGGAGGTTGAACTGGAAAACAAGCTCTCGTACCCCGACGACGAGCGGTTGTTCGCGGTGGCCGAAGCCTTCCGCCGCCACTGGACTGTAGCGGAGATCTATGGCCGGACGAAAATCGACCCGTTTTTCCTGGAAAAGATCAGGAATATAGTGCTCCTGGAACGAGAGATCGAGGCGGGGGGAATGCGGGCGGACCTGGTCAGAAAAGCGAAAGCCCGCGGATTTTCCGACCTTCAGCTGGCCCGCCTTCTCCACAGCAGCGAAGACGAGGTCAGGAGATTTCGCCAGGAAAACGGGATAATCCCCGTCTATAAAATGGTCGACACCTGCGCCGCCGAGTTCGAAGCGGCCACCCCGTATTATTACTCCACTTACGAGGAAGAAAACGAAGCAAGGGTTAAGCCTGGGAAAAAGGTCATCGTGCTGGGGTCAGGGCCGATCAGGATAGGGCAGGGCATCGAGTTCGACTACTGTTCGGTTCACTCCCTGTGGGCCTTGAAAGAGGCTGGTTTTGAGGCAATCATCATTAACAACAACCCGGAGACGGTCAGCACCGATTTCGACATGGGCGACAGGCTGTATTTCGAACCGCTTGCCCTGGAAGACGTCCTTAATGTTGTAGAACTGGAAAAGCCGCTGGGCGTTGTCGTGCAGTTCGGCGGGCAGACCGCCGTCAACCTGGCCGCGCCGCTGGCCAGGCACGGTGTGAATATCCTGGGCACGTCCATTGAGGGGATTGACCTGGCTGAAGACCGGAAGCGGTGCGAAGCCTTGCTCGGCGAACTGGGCATTCCCCAGACTGAAGGAAGGACTGCCGCCAGGCCCCAGGAAGCGGTGGAAATTGCCGAATCGCTCGGGTTTCCGCTGGTCATGCGGCCGTCCTATGTCCTGGGCGGCAGGGCGATGGAAATCGTTCACACGATGGAAGAACTGCTCAGCTATAAAGAATGGCCGGAAAGCCTCGCCTCAGGGCATCCTGTCCTCATTGACAGGTACCTGCCCGGCATCGAAGTTGAAGTTGACGCCTTAAGCGACAAGGAGGACGTGCTGGTGGCCGGAATTATGGAACACATCGAAAGCGCGGGAGTGCATTCCGGCGACAGCATGGCCGTCTATCCGGCGCATACGCTGGCAACCGGCCTGAAAGAGACGATTGTCCGGTACACCCGGCAGATTGGCAGGGCTTTCCGTATTGCGGGGATATTCAATATCCAGTTCGTGGTATACCATGACCGGGTCTACGTGCTGGAAATCAACCCGCGAGCCTCGCGTACCGTTCCTTTCCTCAGCAAGGCTGCGGGGCTGCCCCTGGTCAGGGCGGGAACCGCCCTTATCCTGGGCAAAAGACTGGCTGATTTAAATTTGCGGGGAGGTTTATGGCCGGAACCTGACTTTTATACCGTCAAAGCTCCCGTGTTCTCTTTTGAAAAGCTGTCGAAGGTCGATACCTCCCTGGGACCGGAAATGAAGTCCACCGGCGAGGTGATGGGGTATGACTACACCCTGGGACGCGCGCTGTACAAGGCGCTCCTGGCCGTTTACGGGCGCGTGCCGCTGGGTGGAAACCTTCTTGTTTCCGCATCTGAAAAGGACAGCGAGAGAATAATACCACTGCTGCGAGACTTCAGCAGACTGGGCTACAGGATATTTGTCACCGGCGAGACCAGCCGTTTCTTGAAGGGGGCAGGATTTGAGATTAAACGCGTTGATCTGGGGAGCTTAAGCGGGGCGGCGGGCATCGAAGCCGCCAGGAACCTGATCAAAAGCGGGGAAGTGCAGCTGGTGATAGCTATTCCCAGGAAGGAACACGACCTGCTGGGCTTTGCCATCAGGCGCGCGGCGGTCGAGTACCGTATACCGTGCCTGACCACCATTGATACGGTGAAGGCTTTTCGAAATGTGCTGGAGTTCTTGGCGAGCCAGCCTTATCTGGAGGCAAGGGCCCTTCAGGACCTGCGAAAGTACGCCCCGCCCGTGCCGGAAGTGCCTGCCGTGTAA
- the argF gene encoding ornithine carbamoyltransferase, protein MDLKGRDFISLADFSRQEIWYLLELARDLKDKQKKGIPHRLLEGKTLAMIFQKASTRTRVSFEVAMYHLGGLAMFLSKNDLQIGRGEPIQDTARVLARYCDGILIRTFSHQEVLDLARYSDVPVINGLTDDFHPTQVLADLLTIWEHKGDLNGLKLAFIGDGNNVANSLLTGGAIMGMEVAVASPPGFAPDPRVVEKARTLAGSTGKISVVCDPQEAVKGSQVLYTDVWASMGQEEEAATRRKALAGYQVNRELLKLAGEDAVVMHCLPAHRGEEITDEVMEGPQSVIFDEAENRLHAHKAILAALLG, encoded by the coding sequence ATGGATTTAAAAGGTCGTGATTTTATCAGCCTGGCTGACTTCAGCCGGCAAGAGATTTGGTATTTGCTGGAGCTGGCCCGCGATTTGAAGGACAAGCAAAAAAAGGGCATCCCGCACAGGCTCCTTGAGGGGAAAACCCTGGCCATGATCTTTCAAAAGGCCTCCACCCGCACCAGGGTTTCCTTTGAGGTGGCCATGTACCATCTGGGTGGACTGGCCATGTTTTTGAGCAAGAACGACCTGCAGATCGGCAGGGGAGAGCCCATCCAGGATACAGCCAGGGTACTGGCGCGCTACTGCGACGGGATACTGATCAGGACTTTCAGCCACCAGGAGGTCCTGGATTTGGCCAGGTATTCCGATGTCCCGGTCATCAACGGGCTGACCGACGATTTTCATCCCACCCAGGTCCTGGCGGACCTGCTCACCATCTGGGAACACAAGGGCGACCTGAACGGTTTGAAGCTTGCTTTTATCGGGGACGGGAACAACGTGGCCAACAGCCTGTTGACCGGCGGGGCCATCATGGGGATGGAAGTGGCGGTCGCCTCCCCGCCGGGTTTTGCTCCGGACCCGCGGGTGGTGGAGAAGGCCAGAACGCTGGCCGGCAGCACAGGTAAAATAAGCGTGGTTTGTGACCCCCAGGAAGCGGTAAAAGGGTCCCAGGTGTTGTATACTGATGTCTGGGCCAGTATGGGACAGGAGGAAGAAGCCGCTACGCGCCGGAAAGCCCTCGCCGGGTACCAGGTAAACCGGGAATTGTTAAAACTGGCCGGCGAAGACGCTGTGGTCATGCACTGCCTGCCGGCACACCGCGGGGAAGAGATCACCGACGAAGTGATGGAAGGCCCGCAGTCCGTTATTTTCGACGAGGCGGAAAACAGGCTTCACGCCCACAAGGCCATTTTGGCGGCCTTGCTGGGTTAG
- a CDS encoding argininosuccinate synthase, whose protein sequence is MERKEMKKIEKVVLAYSGGLDTSIIIPWLKENYGCEVIAMSADLGQGEDLEPLRQKAIRTGASKIYIEDVKEEFVTGYIFPTLKAGAVYEGKYLLGTSFARPLIAKKLVEVALKEGAQAVAHGATGKGNDQVRFELAVKALAPDLKIIAPWREWNIRSREQAVDYAAARGIPVPVTKDRPYSMDGNLWHLSHEGADLEDPGKEPPGDVLLVITPPEKAPDKPEYVEIEFEKGVPVAINGEKCGPVQLIEKANTAAARNGVGIADILENRLVGMKSRGVYETPGGTVLYLAHQELELLTLDRITLHYKQLIALRYAELVYDGVWFHPLREALDAFVDVTQQTVTGKVRMKLYKGNCTPAGAESPYSLYNEAFATFGEDKVYNQKDAEGFINLFGLPLKVRALMKKKAGLV, encoded by the coding sequence TTGGAGAGGAAAGAAATGAAGAAGATTGAAAAGGTTGTCCTGGCCTATTCGGGCGGATTGGACACCTCCATAATCATTCCCTGGCTGAAAGAGAATTACGGCTGCGAGGTCATTGCCATGTCCGCTGACCTGGGACAGGGCGAAGACCTGGAACCGTTGAGACAAAAGGCGATCAGGACGGGAGCCAGCAAGATTTATATCGAAGACGTGAAGGAAGAGTTTGTGACCGGTTACATTTTTCCAACCCTGAAGGCGGGGGCGGTGTACGAGGGCAAGTATTTGCTCGGCACTTCTTTCGCCCGCCCGCTCATCGCCAAGAAGCTGGTGGAAGTCGCCTTGAAAGAGGGCGCCCAGGCGGTGGCCCACGGAGCAACGGGAAAAGGAAACGACCAGGTGCGCTTTGAGCTGGCGGTTAAGGCCCTTGCTCCCGACCTGAAGATAATCGCGCCCTGGCGCGAGTGGAATATCAGGTCAAGGGAGCAGGCAGTGGATTATGCCGCGGCGCGCGGCATACCTGTGCCCGTGACCAAAGACCGGCCTTACAGCATGGACGGCAACTTATGGCACTTGAGCCACGAAGGCGCCGACCTGGAAGACCCCGGCAAGGAGCCGCCTGGAGATGTCCTGCTTGTCATTACCCCTCCTGAAAAGGCTCCTGACAAGCCGGAATACGTGGAAATCGAGTTTGAAAAAGGCGTGCCGGTGGCCATCAACGGTGAGAAATGCGGCCCGGTCCAGCTGATCGAAAAAGCCAACACCGCAGCGGCCAGGAACGGTGTGGGGATCGCCGACATCCTGGAAAACCGCTTGGTCGGCATGAAATCGAGGGGAGTCTATGAGACGCCGGGAGGCACAGTCCTTTATCTTGCCCACCAGGAACTGGAACTCCTCACCCTGGACAGGATCACGCTCCATTACAAGCAGTTGATTGCTCTCCGTTATGCTGAACTGGTTTACGACGGCGTCTGGTTCCACCCGCTGCGCGAGGCTCTCGATGCCTTTGTCGACGTGACCCAGCAGACGGTTACAGGGAAAGTGCGGATGAAGCTGTACAAGGGCAACTGCACGCCTGCCGGCGCCGAATCGCCCTATTCATTATATAACGAGGCCTTTGCCACCTTCGGCGAAGACAAGGTATACAACCAGAAAGACGCGGAAGGGTTCATCAATCTTTTCGGCCTGCCGCTCAAAGTGCGGGCCCTGATGAAGAAGAAGGCGGGATTGGTTTAA